In Mycobacterium sp. Aquia_216, a genomic segment contains:
- a CDS encoding precorrin-2 C(20)-methyltransferase: MTGPSNQRGTLWGVGLGPGDPELVTVKAARVIGEADVVAYHSARHGRSIARGIAEPYLRPDQIEEHLVYPVTTEVTDHPGGYAGAIEDFYVEAAQRIAAHLDAGRNVALLAEGDPLFYSSYMHLHTRLTQRFDAVIVPGVTSVSAASAAVATPLVAGDEVLSVLPGTLPVAELARRLADADAAVVLKLGRSYHAVRKALSASGRLDEAFYVERASTPTQRILPASEVDEATVPYFSLAMLPGGRRFEHSPAGAVAVVGLGPGDNDWMTPQSRRELAGATDLIGYANYLDRVPVRDGQQRHPSDNTDEPARARLACALAEQGRAVAVVSSGDPGVFAMATAVLEEAKQWPGVQVRVIPAMTAAQAVASRVGAPLGHDYAVISLSDRLKPWDVIEARLAAAAAADLVLAIYNPASKSRTWQVGAMRDVLLIHREPGTPVVIGRNVSGPDEDVRVVRLADLNPADIDMRCLLIVGSSQTQWYTGDSGDTVFTPRRYPT, from the coding sequence ATGACGGGGCCCAGCAACCAGCGAGGCACGCTGTGGGGCGTCGGGCTCGGACCCGGAGACCCGGAGCTGGTCACCGTCAAGGCCGCCCGGGTGATCGGCGAGGCCGACGTGGTGGCCTACCACAGCGCCCGGCACGGCCGCAGTATCGCCCGCGGCATCGCTGAGCCCTATCTGCGGCCTGACCAGATCGAGGAGCACCTGGTCTATCCGGTGACCACCGAGGTGACCGATCATCCCGGCGGCTACGCCGGTGCGATCGAGGACTTCTATGTCGAGGCCGCCCAGCGCATCGCCGCGCACCTGGACGCTGGACGCAATGTGGCGCTGCTGGCCGAGGGCGATCCGTTGTTCTACAGCTCCTACATGCATCTGCACACCCGGCTGACGCAGCGGTTCGACGCCGTCATCGTGCCGGGCGTGACGTCGGTGAGCGCCGCCTCGGCAGCCGTCGCGACGCCACTGGTGGCCGGTGACGAGGTGCTGTCGGTGCTGCCGGGAACATTGCCGGTCGCCGAGTTGGCCCGTCGGCTCGCCGACGCCGACGCCGCCGTGGTGCTCAAACTGGGGCGTTCGTATCACGCTGTCCGGAAAGCACTTTCGGCATCCGGGCGGCTGGACGAAGCGTTCTACGTGGAGCGGGCCAGTACCCCCACACAACGGATCTTGCCGGCCTCGGAGGTCGACGAGGCCACTGTGCCGTACTTCTCACTGGCCATGCTTCCGGGCGGACGGCGGTTCGAACACTCGCCGGCCGGGGCCGTCGCGGTGGTGGGCCTGGGCCCCGGCGACAACGACTGGATGACCCCGCAGAGCCGACGTGAGCTGGCGGGCGCGACCGACCTGATCGGCTACGCCAACTACCTGGATCGTGTCCCGGTTCGGGACGGTCAGCAACGTCATCCCAGCGATAACACCGACGAACCCGCACGGGCGCGACTGGCCTGCGCGCTGGCCGAACAGGGCCGTGCCGTCGCGGTGGTGTCGTCGGGCGACCCTGGAGTCTTCGCGATGGCCACCGCCGTCCTCGAAGAGGCCAAACAATGGCCCGGGGTGCAGGTCCGCGTGATCCCGGCGATGACCGCCGCCCAGGCCGTCGCCAGCCGGGTGGGCGCGCCGCTGGGTCACGACTACGCGGTGATCTCGTTGTCGGACCGGCTCAAGCCGTGGGACGTGATCGAGGCGCGCCTGGCGGCCGCGGCCGCGGCGGACTTGGTGCTGGCCATCTACAACCCCGCCTCCAAGAGCCGTACCTGGCAGGTCGGCGCGATGCGCGACGTCTTGCTGATCCATCGCGAACCCGGAACGCCAGTGGTGATCGGCCGCAACGTGTCTGGGCCCGACGAGGACGTCCGCGTGGTGCGGTTGGCCGACCTGAA